A genome region from Meriones unguiculatus strain TT.TT164.6M chromosome 2, Bangor_MerUng_6.1, whole genome shotgun sequence includes the following:
- the Slc4a9 gene encoding anion exchange protein 4 isoform X2: MKLPGQEDFEHSGAHENVLAEELDSGLGPGPSLDGPSDTDNGELGASKDPVLFIQLNELLGWPQALEWRETGRWLLFEEKLEVGAGRWSAPHVPTLALPNLQELRRLLAEGIVLLDCQAQSLLELVEQVVGEESLSPELRGQLQALLLQRPQHHIETTGIRPCKGSKAFRTASRDEDALLKHQNPLRQKLPPGAEAAAVLAGELGFLTQPLGAFLRLRNPVVLEPLTEVILPSRFFCLLLGPPTPGRSYHEMGRAAAVLLSDQQFQWSARRASNLHDLLAALDAFLQEVTALPPGRWDRTARIPPPKSLPSQHKRLPSELQEVTGLCLQSAALAEDKHHHGPHAPSPELQRTGRLFGGLIQDVRRKACWYPSDFLDALHPQCFPAVLYIYLATVTNAITFGGLLGDATEGAQGVLESFLGTAVAGAAFCLMAGQPLTILSSTGPVLVFERLLFSFSRDYNLDYLPFRLWVGIWVATFCLVLVATEASLLVRYFTRFTEEGFCALISLIFIYDAMGKMLNLIHAYPIQRPGSPAYGCFCQYPGPGGNASEWMSTRLEDTDHALSLHLGLVNASLLPPSECFQQGGYPRGPGCHTVPDIAFFSLLLFFASFLCAIALKHVKNSRLFPSVVRKVIGDFSSVLAILLGCGLDAFLGLATPKLLVPTEFKPTLPGRGWLVSPSGANPWWLSVAAAVPALLLSILIFMDQQITAVILNRAEYRLQKGAGFHLDLFCVAVLMLFTSALGLPWYVSATVISLAHMDSLRKESEACVPGEAPHFLGIREQRLTGLAVFILTGVSVFLAPVLKFIPMPVLYGIFLYMGVAALGSIQFVKRVQLLLMPKKHQPDLLLLRHVPLGRVHLFTAIQLACLGLLWIIKSTPAAIIFPLMLLGLVGVRKVLEWVFSPQELLWLDELMPEEEKNISENRTEPERLFGGNDSEDSELMYQPKAPEINISVN, translated from the exons ATGAAGCTGCCAGGACAAGAGGATTTTGAACATTCTGGTGCTCACGAAaatgttcttgcagaggaactggACAGTGGCCTTGGCCCTGGCCCTAGCCTTGATGGCCCCTCAGACACAGACAATGGGGAATTGGGGGCATCCAAGGACCCAGTGCTCTTCATTCAACTAAATGAGCTGCTAGGCTGGCCCCAGGCACTGGAgtggagagagacaggcag GTGGTTGCTGTTTGAGGAAAAGCTAGAAGTAGGCGCAGGCCGGTGGAGTGCCCCCCATGTGCCTACCCTGGCACTACCCAACCTCCAGGAACTTCGAAGACTGTTGGCTGAGGGCATTGTACTGCTGGACTGTCAAGCTCAGAGCCTCCTGGAGCTTGTGG AGCAGGTGGTCGGTGAGGAGTCACTGAGCCCAGAACTGAGAGGGCAGCTTCAGGCGCTGCTTCTGCAGAGACCCCAGCACCACATCGAGACCACAGGCATCAGGCCCTGCAAAG GGTCTAAGGCTTTCAGAACCGCCTCTCGTGATGAGGACGCCCTCCTGAAG CACCAGAACCCCTTGAGACAGAAGCTGCCTCCAGGAGCTGAGGCAGCAGCCGTGTTAGCAGGAGAGCTGGGCTTCCTGACACAGCCACTAGGGGCCTTCCTGAGACTGCGGAATCCAGTGGTGCTGGAGCCTCTTACAGAGGTGATCCTGCCCAGCAG gtttttctgcctccttttggGTCCTCCCACCCCAGGAAGGAGCTACCATGAGATGGGTCGGGCGGCAGCTGTCCTCCTCAGTGACCAG CAATTCCAGTGGTCAGCTCGTCGGGCAAGCAATCTTCATGACCTCTTGGCAGCCCTGGATGCCTTTCTACAGGAGGTGACAGCTCTACCCCCAGGTCGGTGGGACCGGACAGCCCGGATTCCCCCGCCCAAAAGCCTACCCTCTCAGCACAAAAG GCTCCCGTCAGAACTGCAGGAGGTCACCGGGCTCTGCCTTCAAAGTGCAGCCTTGGCAGAGGACAAGCACCACCATGGGCCCCACGCACCCAGCCCAGAATTGCAAAGGACCGGCAG GCTGTTTGGGGGTCTTATTCAGGACGTGCGCCGGAAGGCATGCTGGTACCCCAGCGATTTCTTGGACGCCCTACACCCCCAGTGTTTCCCGGCTGTGCTCTACATTTACCTGGCTACAGTCACGAATGCCATCACTTTTGGGGGTCTGCTGGGAGATGCCACTGAAGGTGCCCAG GGAGTGCTGGAGAGCTTCCTGGGCACAGCGGTGGCTGGAGCTGCCTTCTGCCTAATGGCAGGTCAGCCCCTCACCATCCTTAGTAGCACGGGGCCAGTGCTGGTATTTGAGCGTCTGCTTTTCTCTTTTAGCAG AGATTACAACCTGGACTACCTGCCCTTCCGCCTGTGGGTAGGCATCTGGGTGGCCACATTTTGCCTGGTACTGGTGGCTACAGAGGCCAGCTTGCTGGTGCGTTACTTCACCCGCTTCACAGAGGAAGGCTTCTGTGCTCTCATCAGCCTCATCTTCATTTATGATGCCATGGGGAAAATGCTCAACTTGATCCATGCCTATCCAATCCAAAGGCCAGGATCTCCTGCCTATGGGTGCTTCTGTCAATACCCAGGCCCAGGAG GGAATGCATCTGAGTGGATGAGCACAAGGCTTGAAGACACAGATCATGCCTTAAGCCTG CACCTAGGCCTGGTCAATGCATCCTTGCTGCCTCCGTCAGAGTGCTTCCAGCAAGGAGGCTACCCTCGCGGCCCTGGTTGTCATACTGTTCCAGACATcgccttcttctcccttctcctcttctttgccTCTTTCCTTTGTGCCATTGCCCTCAAGCACGTGAAGAACAGCCGCCTCTTCCCCTCTGTG GTACGCAAGGTGATCGGCGACTTTTCCTCCGTCCTGGCCATCCTGCTGGGCTGTGGCCTTGACGCCTTTCTGGGCCTAGCCACACCAAAGCTCTTGGTGCCCACGGAATTCAAG CCTACACTCCCCGGGCGTGGCTGGCTGGTGTCTCCTTCCGGTGCTAACCCCTGGTGGTTGAGTGTGGCAGCTGCTGTGCCTGCTCTACTACTGTCTATCCTTATCTTCATGGACCAGCAGATCACGGCAGTCATTCTCAACCGTGCAGAATATAGACTGCAG AAGGGAGCCGGCTTCCACCTGGACCTCTTCTGTGTGGCTGTTTTGATGCTCTTCACATCAGCACTTGGGCTGCCTTGGTACGTCTCAGCCACTGTCATCTCCTTGGCCCACATGGACAGTCTTCGGAAAGAGAGCGAAGCCTGTGTCCCTGGCGAAGCCCCCCACTTTCTGGGCATCAG GGAACAGCGGCTGACAGGCTTGGCTGTGTTCATCCTCACAGGAGTCTCCGTCTTCCTGGCACCTGTGCTCAAG TTCATCCCGATGCCTGTGCTCTACGGCATCTTCCTGTACATGGGGGTGGCGGCACTCGGCAGCATCCAG ttCGTGAAGAGAGTGCAGCTGTTGTTGATGCCAAAGAAACACCAGCCAGACCTGCTGCTCTTGAGGCACGTGCCCCTGGGTAGAGTTCACCTGTTCACAGCCATCCAGCTTGCCTGCCTGGGTCTGCTTTGGATAATCAAGTCTACCCCTGCGGCCATTATCTTCCCACTCATG TTACTGGGCCTGGTGGGAGTCCGAAAGGTGCTGGAGTGGGTCTTTTCGCCACAGGAACTCCTCTGGCTGGATGAGCTCATGCCAGAGGAGGAGAAGAACATCTCTGAGAACCGGACTGAGCCAGAGCGCTTGTTTGGTGGAAATGACAGTGAAGAC TCAGAACTGATGTATCAGCCAAAGGCCCCAGAAATCAACATCTCTGTGAATTAG
- the Slc4a9 gene encoding anion exchange protein 4 isoform X3, with the protein MKLPGQEDFEHSGAHENVLAEELDSGLGPGPSLDGPSDTDNGELGASKDPVLFIQLNELLGWPQALEWRETGRWLLFEEKLEVGAGRWSAPHVPTLALPNLQELRRLLAEGIVLLDCQAQSLLELVEQVVGEESLSPELRGQLQALLLQRPQHHIETTGIRPCKGSKAFRTASRDEDALLKHQNPLRQKLPPGAEAAAVLAGELGFLTQPLGAFLRLRNPVVLEPLTEVILPSRFFCLLLGPPTPGRSYHEMGRAAAVLLSDQQFQWSARRASNLHDLLAALDAFLQEVTALPPGRWDRTARIPPPKSLPSQHKSLRTPSAPVAVASRGRGINYPRSKSQVDWRCQPVWGSHSAQAPVRTAGGHRALPSKCSLGRGQAPPWAPRTQPRIAKDRQCFPAVLYIYLATVTNAITFGGLLGDATEGAQGVLESFLGTAVAGAAFCLMAGQPLTILSSTGPVLVFERLLFSFSRDYNLDYLPFRLWVGIWVATFCLVLVATEASLLVRYFTRFTEEGFCALISLIFIYDAMGKMLNLIHAYPIQRPGSPAYGCFCQYPGPGGNASEWMSTRLEDTDHALSLHLGLVNASLLPPSECFQQGGYPRGPGCHTVPDIAFFSLLLFFASFLCAIALKHVKNSRLFPSVVRKVIGDFSSVLAILLGCGLDAFLGLATPKLLVPTEFKPTLPGRGWLVSPSGANPWWLSVAAAVPALLLSILIFMDQQITAVILNRAEYRLQKGAGFHLDLFCVAVLMLFTSALGLPWYVSATVISLAHMDSLRKESEACVPGEAPHFLGIREQRLTGLAVFILTGVSVFLAPVLKFIPMPVLYGIFLYMGVAALGSIQFVKRVQLLLMPKKHQPDLLLLRHVPLGRVHLFTAIQLACLGLLWIIKSTPAAIIFPLMELLWLDELMPEEEKNISENRTEPERLFGGNDSEDSELMYQPKAPEINISVN; encoded by the exons ATGAAGCTGCCAGGACAAGAGGATTTTGAACATTCTGGTGCTCACGAAaatgttcttgcagaggaactggACAGTGGCCTTGGCCCTGGCCCTAGCCTTGATGGCCCCTCAGACACAGACAATGGGGAATTGGGGGCATCCAAGGACCCAGTGCTCTTCATTCAACTAAATGAGCTGCTAGGCTGGCCCCAGGCACTGGAgtggagagagacaggcag GTGGTTGCTGTTTGAGGAAAAGCTAGAAGTAGGCGCAGGCCGGTGGAGTGCCCCCCATGTGCCTACCCTGGCACTACCCAACCTCCAGGAACTTCGAAGACTGTTGGCTGAGGGCATTGTACTGCTGGACTGTCAAGCTCAGAGCCTCCTGGAGCTTGTGG AGCAGGTGGTCGGTGAGGAGTCACTGAGCCCAGAACTGAGAGGGCAGCTTCAGGCGCTGCTTCTGCAGAGACCCCAGCACCACATCGAGACCACAGGCATCAGGCCCTGCAAAG GGTCTAAGGCTTTCAGAACCGCCTCTCGTGATGAGGACGCCCTCCTGAAG CACCAGAACCCCTTGAGACAGAAGCTGCCTCCAGGAGCTGAGGCAGCAGCCGTGTTAGCAGGAGAGCTGGGCTTCCTGACACAGCCACTAGGGGCCTTCCTGAGACTGCGGAATCCAGTGGTGCTGGAGCCTCTTACAGAGGTGATCCTGCCCAGCAG gtttttctgcctccttttggGTCCTCCCACCCCAGGAAGGAGCTACCATGAGATGGGTCGGGCGGCAGCTGTCCTCCTCAGTGACCAG CAATTCCAGTGGTCAGCTCGTCGGGCAAGCAATCTTCATGACCTCTTGGCAGCCCTGGATGCCTTTCTACAGGAGGTGACAGCTCTACCCCCAGGTCGGTGGGACCGGACAGCCCGGATTCCCCCGCCCAAAAGCCTACCCTCTCAGCACAAAAG CTTGAGGACGCCCTCAGCTCCCGTCGCAGTAGCCTCCAGGGGGCGGGGCATCAACTACCCTAGAAGCAAATCTCAGGTTGACTGGAGATGTCAGCCAGTCTGGGGTTCCCATTCTGCCCAGGCTCCCGTCAGAACTGCAGGAGGTCACCGGGCTCTGCCTTCAAAGTGCAGCCTTGGCAGAGGACAAGCACCACCATGGGCCCCACGCACCCAGCCCAGAATTGCAAAGGACCGGCAG TGTTTCCCGGCTGTGCTCTACATTTACCTGGCTACAGTCACGAATGCCATCACTTTTGGGGGTCTGCTGGGAGATGCCACTGAAGGTGCCCAG GGAGTGCTGGAGAGCTTCCTGGGCACAGCGGTGGCTGGAGCTGCCTTCTGCCTAATGGCAGGTCAGCCCCTCACCATCCTTAGTAGCACGGGGCCAGTGCTGGTATTTGAGCGTCTGCTTTTCTCTTTTAGCAG AGATTACAACCTGGACTACCTGCCCTTCCGCCTGTGGGTAGGCATCTGGGTGGCCACATTTTGCCTGGTACTGGTGGCTACAGAGGCCAGCTTGCTGGTGCGTTACTTCACCCGCTTCACAGAGGAAGGCTTCTGTGCTCTCATCAGCCTCATCTTCATTTATGATGCCATGGGGAAAATGCTCAACTTGATCCATGCCTATCCAATCCAAAGGCCAGGATCTCCTGCCTATGGGTGCTTCTGTCAATACCCAGGCCCAGGAG GGAATGCATCTGAGTGGATGAGCACAAGGCTTGAAGACACAGATCATGCCTTAAGCCTG CACCTAGGCCTGGTCAATGCATCCTTGCTGCCTCCGTCAGAGTGCTTCCAGCAAGGAGGCTACCCTCGCGGCCCTGGTTGTCATACTGTTCCAGACATcgccttcttctcccttctcctcttctttgccTCTTTCCTTTGTGCCATTGCCCTCAAGCACGTGAAGAACAGCCGCCTCTTCCCCTCTGTG GTACGCAAGGTGATCGGCGACTTTTCCTCCGTCCTGGCCATCCTGCTGGGCTGTGGCCTTGACGCCTTTCTGGGCCTAGCCACACCAAAGCTCTTGGTGCCCACGGAATTCAAG CCTACACTCCCCGGGCGTGGCTGGCTGGTGTCTCCTTCCGGTGCTAACCCCTGGTGGTTGAGTGTGGCAGCTGCTGTGCCTGCTCTACTACTGTCTATCCTTATCTTCATGGACCAGCAGATCACGGCAGTCATTCTCAACCGTGCAGAATATAGACTGCAG AAGGGAGCCGGCTTCCACCTGGACCTCTTCTGTGTGGCTGTTTTGATGCTCTTCACATCAGCACTTGGGCTGCCTTGGTACGTCTCAGCCACTGTCATCTCCTTGGCCCACATGGACAGTCTTCGGAAAGAGAGCGAAGCCTGTGTCCCTGGCGAAGCCCCCCACTTTCTGGGCATCAG GGAACAGCGGCTGACAGGCTTGGCTGTGTTCATCCTCACAGGAGTCTCCGTCTTCCTGGCACCTGTGCTCAAG TTCATCCCGATGCCTGTGCTCTACGGCATCTTCCTGTACATGGGGGTGGCGGCACTCGGCAGCATCCAG ttCGTGAAGAGAGTGCAGCTGTTGTTGATGCCAAAGAAACACCAGCCAGACCTGCTGCTCTTGAGGCACGTGCCCCTGGGTAGAGTTCACCTGTTCACAGCCATCCAGCTTGCCTGCCTGGGTCTGCTTTGGATAATCAAGTCTACCCCTGCGGCCATTATCTTCCCACTCATG GAACTCCTCTGGCTGGATGAGCTCATGCCAGAGGAGGAGAAGAACATCTCTGAGAACCGGACTGAGCCAGAGCGCTTGTTTGGTGGAAATGACAGTGAAGAC TCAGAACTGATGTATCAGCCAAAGGCCCCAGAAATCAACATCTCTGTGAATTAG